The Thioalkalivibrio thiocyanodenitrificans ARhD 1 genome window below encodes:
- a CDS encoding 4Fe-4S binding protein has product MRFWRNVSVIRKLAQTVIVVFLVFGASVVGVYTADKITTAFPALTCAYDGQSADYCVLVPVQRQSGRYIGSAILGEASLWTGLLTVGLTLTTFLILFVLFNKAFCGWACPLGFFQELLASLGQKLGIRQPDGLPDKAVRRIRPAKWFMLAILVFGLPIVGGMGLATAGFANSATFCSVCPSRFLTTLATGDLSQFRINLSSPGTMFWTGVGVFLFGLIVTLGMTLRQPFCRICPMLALHAAFRRLGLVRLVKKGTPRCEKCGLCAKACPMDIREIHTEMHKRDVTFPDCTLCARCVEFCPDKDVLQIRYAGMPLFSSSPAYFKERKKAQVRWEKMRFASFGAPGRAGEPGEATRGASRSRSDGGRS; this is encoded by the coding sequence ATGAGGTTCTGGCGCAATGTCTCGGTGATCCGCAAGCTGGCGCAGACGGTGATCGTAGTGTTCCTGGTGTTCGGGGCCTCGGTGGTCGGCGTGTACACCGCCGACAAGATCACCACTGCGTTCCCCGCGCTGACCTGTGCCTACGACGGGCAGAGCGCCGACTACTGCGTGCTGGTGCCGGTGCAGCGACAATCCGGGCGCTACATCGGCAGCGCCATTCTCGGCGAGGCGTCGCTCTGGACGGGCCTGCTGACCGTCGGCCTGACCCTGACGACCTTTCTGATCCTGTTCGTGTTGTTCAACAAGGCCTTCTGCGGGTGGGCCTGCCCCCTGGGGTTTTTCCAGGAATTGCTCGCCAGTCTGGGGCAGAAGCTGGGCATCCGGCAGCCCGACGGCCTGCCGGACAAGGCCGTCAGGCGGATCCGGCCGGCCAAGTGGTTCATGCTGGCCATTCTGGTGTTCGGGCTGCCCATCGTCGGCGGGATGGGCCTCGCCACGGCCGGCTTTGCCAACAGCGCCACCTTCTGCAGCGTCTGCCCGAGCCGCTTCCTGACCACCCTGGCCACCGGAGATCTGAGCCAGTTCAGAATCAATCTTTCCAGCCCCGGGACCATGTTCTGGACGGGTGTGGGTGTCTTTCTCTTCGGCCTGATCGTCACGCTGGGGATGACCCTGCGCCAGCCGTTCTGCCGGATCTGCCCCATGCTGGCGTTGCATGCGGCCTTCCGCAGACTCGGCCTGGTGAGGCTGGTGAAGAAGGGCACTCCCCGCTGCGAAAAGTGCGGCCTGTGCGCGAAGGCCTGCCCCATGGACATCCGCGAGATCCACACCGAGATGCACAAGCGGGACGTGACCTTCCCGGATTGCACCCTGTGCGCCCGGTGTGTCGAGTTCTGTCCGGACAAGGACGTGCTGCAGATCCGCTATGCGGGCATGCCGCTGTTTTCCTCCTCGCCGGCCTATTTCAAGGAACGCAAGAAGGCGCAGGTCCGGTGGGAGAAGATGCGGTTCGCCTCGTTCGGGGCGCCGGGCAGGGCGGGTGAGCCCGGTGAGGCCACGCGTGGGGCATCGCGCTCCCGGAGCGATGGAGGCAGGTCGTGA
- a CDS encoding TonB-dependent receptor, producing MHATLKDISPYPASRLCASAAGVLLLAYAGCAWSETNALQTIVVSGSAIEDRFEAGLHDPSSSTVISGEQIDEQRATNIIDVLRAVPGLTADLRGGEDGTKIRLRGIDNQRFMSEKPGVAIIIDGVPVFERTGRVNIDLDNIESIRVIKGGASYLYGEDALSGAVVITTKRGARHEGVTAEHDRGSFGYQRWHVKGGWLSDNFGGHLQYSDRQTDGYYALSERYAKTLAGNFQWFIDDRSDLTFGFERSDRYRDREGSVTGVTNARLDPKGEEQGRGRTRHFEIDLQRLNLTYANHFSPTGNLLAIAYQYDDQTDFWVAPIRFDADGNFVDDSQVDAYQRSTDYEQQQRGMKLEARESFGRWGLMGGAELKRNTFDEISVVREDYRNSPVGPVIEAGTVMSDGYREETTHALYAETRVGLGEATTATANYRLDRIRLEDEDRLAGIERDKTLTVHSWRIGGDHQLSPVTSLYGGISTGFRAPTLEELSTNPDLDPEHTRNYEIGLRTDVDLLGWPTQLNSSIFHIRRKDYIVSNIGQYVNAKAADEVYFDNIGDVASQGLELALRTDVRHQLAFDLAYTYLDSYFKRYDEYYMALGNMIGGTPVDSLEELTDPNTQVYFQPYDNKGNKVPRTPSHTINFRTHWHPAPAWRFTTEIDYRGESYADEINQEKLPSRTLLNMMLAYNSRVRLFGGKASTVRAYLKVDNVLDDQYFLIARGFYDTNRDGVYDGEDLSIVVDPGRVWTAGLSVSF from the coding sequence ATGCATGCGACTCTGAAGGATATCTCTCCGTATCCGGCATCCCGGCTTTGCGCCTCGGCAGCAGGCGTTCTGCTGCTGGCCTATGCGGGCTGTGCCTGGAGTGAAACAAACGCGCTGCAGACCATCGTCGTCTCCGGCTCGGCCATCGAGGACCGCTTCGAGGCGGGCCTTCATGACCCGTCCAGCTCGACCGTCATCAGCGGCGAGCAGATCGACGAACAGCGAGCCACCAACATCATCGATGTGCTTCGTGCCGTCCCCGGCCTGACCGCGGACCTGCGAGGAGGCGAGGACGGCACCAAGATCCGACTTCGCGGAATCGACAATCAGCGCTTCATGAGCGAAAAGCCCGGCGTGGCCATCATCATCGACGGCGTGCCGGTGTTCGAGCGTACGGGACGGGTGAATATCGATCTCGATAACATCGAATCCATCCGCGTCATCAAGGGCGGCGCCTCCTATCTGTATGGCGAGGATGCCCTGTCCGGGGCGGTGGTGATCACCACCAAGCGCGGCGCCCGCCATGAAGGCGTGACCGCCGAGCACGACCGGGGCTCGTTCGGTTACCAGCGCTGGCATGTCAAGGGCGGGTGGCTCAGCGACAACTTTGGCGGTCACCTTCAGTACTCGGATCGGCAGACCGACGGTTATTACGCCCTTTCCGAACGCTACGCCAAGACTCTGGCCGGCAACTTCCAGTGGTTCATCGATGATCGCAGCGACCTGACATTTGGTTTCGAGCGCTCCGATCGCTACCGCGACCGGGAAGGATCGGTCACCGGCGTGACCAACGCCCGGCTGGACCCCAAGGGGGAGGAGCAAGGGCGCGGGCGCACGCGCCACTTCGAGATCGACCTGCAGCGCCTCAATCTCACCTACGCCAACCACTTCTCCCCCACCGGCAACCTGCTGGCCATTGCCTATCAGTATGACGATCAGACCGATTTCTGGGTGGCGCCGATCCGCTTTGACGCGGACGGCAACTTTGTCGATGACAGCCAGGTCGATGCCTATCAGCGAAGCACCGATTACGAGCAGCAACAGCGGGGCATGAAGCTCGAGGCACGCGAATCCTTCGGCCGATGGGGCCTGATGGGCGGCGCGGAACTGAAGCGCAACACCTTTGACGAAATCTCGGTAGTCCGCGAGGACTACCGGAACTCGCCGGTCGGACCCGTCATCGAGGCGGGCACTGTGATGAGTGACGGCTACCGCGAGGAGACTACCCACGCCCTGTATGCGGAAACCCGGGTCGGGCTGGGCGAGGCTACTACGGCGACCGCCAATTACCGGCTGGACCGGATCAGGCTGGAGGACGAGGACCGCCTCGCAGGCATCGAGCGTGACAAGACACTGACCGTGCATTCATGGCGCATCGGCGGCGACCACCAGCTCAGTCCGGTGACATCGCTTTATGGCGGCATCTCCACCGGATTCCGGGCCCCGACACTGGAGGAGTTGTCCACCAATCCCGATCTCGATCCCGAGCACACCCGCAACTACGAGATCGGCCTGCGCACCGATGTGGATCTGCTCGGCTGGCCGACGCAGCTCAACAGCTCGATCTTCCATATCCGCCGCAAGGACTACATCGTCAGCAACATCGGCCAGTACGTGAATGCCAAGGCTGCCGACGAGGTGTACTTCGACAATATCGGCGATGTGGCCAGCCAGGGCCTCGAGCTCGCGCTGCGAACGGACGTCCGGCACCAGCTTGCCTTCGATCTCGCCTACACCTACCTGGACAGCTACTTCAAGCGCTACGACGAGTACTACATGGCGCTGGGCAACATGATCGGGGGAACACCGGTCGATTCCCTTGAGGAGCTGACGGACCCCAATACCCAGGTCTATTTCCAACCCTACGACAACAAGGGCAATAAGGTGCCGCGCACGCCCTCCCACACGATCAATTTCCGCACCCACTGGCATCCCGCCCCCGCGTGGCGGTTCACCACCGAGATCGACTATCGCGGTGAAAGCTATGCCGACGAGATCAACCAGGAGAAGCTGCCTTCGCGCACGTTGCTCAACATGATGCTGGCCTACAACAGCCGCGTCAGGCTGTTCGGCGGGAAGGCCTCCACGGTCAGGGCCTACCTCAAGGTGGACAACGTCCTGGATGACCAGTACTTCCTGATCGCCAGGGGCTTCTACGACACCAATCGCGACGGCGTCTATGACGGCGAGGATCTGTCCATCGTAGTCGATCCCGGCCGCGTCTGGACGGCGGGCCTTTCGGTGAGCTTCTGA
- a CDS encoding DUF411 domain-containing protein: protein MSRKRKAAARVNRPKQSLRVIQAIGITAIVAGALGVMAIKSTQAADMVVYKSPTCGCCNDWIDHMKEAGFKIEPKNRQNLSPIKAELGVAGNLQSCHTATIGGYVVEGHVPADLVRRMLDEQPDIRGIAVPGMPMGSPGMEGGPYTERYDVVAIGTDGRTRIYDRR from the coding sequence ATGAGCAGAAAACGCAAGGCCGCGGCCAGGGTGAACAGGCCGAAGCAGTCCCTCCGCGTTATCCAGGCGATCGGCATCACGGCCATCGTGGCCGGCGCCCTCGGCGTCATGGCGATCAAGTCCACACAGGCGGCCGACATGGTGGTCTACAAGAGCCCGACCTGCGGGTGCTGCAATGACTGGATCGACCACATGAAGGAGGCGGGTTTCAAGATCGAGCCGAAGAACCGGCAGAACCTGAGCCCCATCAAGGCCGAGCTGGGTGTCGCGGGCAATCTCCAGTCCTGCCATACCGCCACCATCGGCGGCTACGTGGTGGAGGGGCATGTGCCGGCCGATCTGGTTCGGCGCATGCTCGATGAGCAGCCGGATATCCGGGGCATCGCCGTTCCGGGGATGCCGATGGGGTCCCCCGGCATGGAAGGCGGCCCGTACACGGAACGCTACGACGTGGTCGCCATCGGCACCGACGGGCGGACGCGCATCTACGATCGCAGGTAG
- a CDS encoding TolC family outer membrane protein yields the protein MSGRGRLCALAAAVALCVGGTAQAEAPEPLRQAAIEAVASHPDVQQRWHAFLAAGNERDGARGLFLPKVDLNARGGYHRQRYPRDDFEDFSRNPRAVDVTLTQMLYDGFGVRSEVVRLSEIQRVRYFELQEASHQAALEAVRAFADVQRQRQLVDLAQENYDAHKGVYDQVVEQTESGVARAVDLEQAAGRLALAESNLLTERQNLHDVNARYYRVVGMAPPPGRVDLQGVFPEELMPATPAEALTAGITMNPGMFASLSNMEAAQQQHNVARAAYHPRVDFQVRHGWSNDMLPREDVRTIDTLAQVVLTWNLFRGGTDKARVQQYTEEFDAARYRQEEVCRNVRQTVSVAYNDIRSLTTQLRFLRQHRNSSDRVRTAYRQQFGIGQRSLLDLLDTENEYFEASRAFVNASYDLEIANARALGGMGRLLDALNIARENMPTAEELGLGPDYRIDPENVCPPEVPEMVGTRHESIFQ from the coding sequence ATGTCCGGCAGGGGACGCCTGTGCGCGTTGGCGGCGGCCGTTGCACTGTGTGTGGGAGGCACGGCGCAGGCCGAAGCCCCGGAACCGCTCCGCCAGGCGGCGATCGAGGCGGTGGCCTCGCATCCCGATGTGCAGCAGCGTTGGCACGCGTTTTTGGCGGCAGGCAATGAACGGGATGGCGCGCGGGGTCTCTTTCTCCCGAAAGTCGATCTCAACGCACGCGGCGGGTATCATCGCCAGCGCTATCCGCGGGATGATTTCGAGGATTTCTCCCGCAACCCCCGCGCGGTCGATGTCACCCTGACCCAGATGCTCTATGACGGCTTCGGCGTGCGCAGCGAGGTGGTCCGCCTGAGCGAGATCCAGCGGGTGCGCTACTTCGAGCTGCAGGAAGCTTCACATCAGGCCGCGCTGGAGGCGGTGCGGGCGTTTGCCGATGTGCAGCGCCAGCGGCAACTGGTGGACCTGGCGCAGGAGAACTACGACGCGCACAAGGGCGTCTATGATCAGGTCGTCGAACAGACCGAGAGCGGTGTCGCCCGTGCCGTGGATCTGGAGCAGGCGGCCGGCCGTCTGGCGCTGGCCGAATCGAACCTGCTGACCGAGCGCCAGAATCTGCATGACGTGAACGCGCGCTACTACCGGGTGGTGGGCATGGCACCTCCGCCCGGGCGCGTCGATCTCCAGGGTGTCTTCCCGGAGGAACTGATGCCCGCCACGCCTGCCGAGGCCCTGACCGCAGGCATCACTATGAACCCGGGGATGTTCGCGTCGCTGTCCAACATGGAGGCGGCGCAGCAGCAGCATAATGTGGCCCGCGCCGCATACCACCCGCGCGTGGACTTCCAGGTGCGTCATGGATGGTCGAATGACATGCTGCCGCGCGAGGACGTGCGAACCATCGATACATTGGCGCAGGTGGTGCTCACCTGGAACCTGTTCCGGGGCGGCACCGACAAGGCCCGCGTGCAGCAGTACACCGAAGAGTTCGACGCGGCCCGTTACCGCCAGGAAGAGGTCTGCCGCAACGTCCGCCAGACGGTTTCCGTGGCCTATAACGACATCCGCTCCCTGACCACGCAGCTGCGTTTTCTGCGCCAGCACCGCAACTCCTCGGATCGCGTGCGCACCGCGTACCGTCAGCAATTCGGTATCGGCCAGCGGAGCCTGCTCGATCTGCTCGATACCGAGAACGAGTACTTCGAGGCCAGCCGCGCCTTCGTGAACGCGAGTTACGACCTGGAGATCGCGAACGCCCGGGCCCTGGGCGGCATGGGCAGGTTGCTCGATGCACTGAATATCGCGCGCGAGAACATGCCCACTGCGGAGGAACTGGGTCTCGGGCCCGATTACCGCATCGATCCGGAGAATGTCTGCCCGCCGGAGGTTCCGGAGATGGTGGGTACCCGGCACGAAAGCATCTTCCAGTAA
- a CDS encoding transglutaminase-like cysteine peptidase: MLALLILGLAASTQLAGLDDFERLERIAAQRHGPETAERVRHWRDLLERVADDDERTQIREVNEFFNRMLLYQDDRVTWGQEDFWATPLEALDKGAGDCEDFTIAKYVSLRKLGVPDERLRLFYVVARMGGPGSNITQAHMVLGYFTDPGAEPLVLDNLVTFIEPASRRDDLTPIFSFNSEGLWPDGAERSAADPTARLSRWRRVLEQMDADGIDLNRPITDTQGTE, translated from the coding sequence TTGCTGGCACTGCTGATCCTTGGCCTGGCGGCCAGCACTCAGTTGGCGGGGCTGGACGACTTTGAGCGCCTGGAACGCATCGCGGCGCAACGCCACGGGCCGGAGACCGCCGAGCGCGTGCGCCACTGGCGTGACCTGTTGGAACGGGTGGCCGACGACGATGAGCGGACCCAGATCCGCGAGGTGAACGAGTTCTTCAACCGCATGCTCCTCTACCAGGACGACCGGGTGACCTGGGGCCAGGAGGACTTCTGGGCCACGCCGCTGGAGGCGCTGGACAAAGGCGCGGGGGATTGCGAGGACTTCACCATCGCCAAGTACGTGAGCCTGCGCAAGCTCGGGGTGCCGGATGAGCGCCTTCGGCTGTTCTATGTGGTCGCGCGCATGGGCGGACCCGGCAGCAACATCACGCAGGCGCACATGGTGCTTGGCTACTTCACGGATCCCGGTGCCGAGCCGTTGGTGCTGGACAATCTGGTCACCTTTATCGAGCCCGCCTCCCGCCGCGACGACCTGACGCCGATCTTCAGTTTCAACAGCGAGGGGCTCTGGCCCGACGGAGCCGAACGCTCCGCCGCCGATCCCACCGCCCGCCTGTCGCGCTGGCGCCGGGTGCTCGAACAGATGGACGCGGACGGCATCGACCTGAACCGTCCGATCACGGATACTCAAGGCACCGAGTGA
- a CDS encoding bifunctional diguanylate cyclase/phosphodiesterase, giving the protein MSLRKQLWIAVAILLLLALMVSIVVSTLSARNYLIQQLHTKNIDNAASLALSLSQLPKDETTVELQVAAQFDTGHYRRIRLVAPDGEVIQERHNPAAPQGVPDWFVSMVAFDIRPGVAHISDGWRSFGTLYVESQTTYAYESLWSGTLRLIGIFAAGLLLIGLLGSFLLGRLVRPLNDVVEQARAIGARRFVTIREPRTLEFRTLVRAMNRLSEHVRLMLMEESARLEILENRLLHDPVTGLLRREPFLARLQAALDSRHARTAGILVVLRVQDLAALNRQVGHAGADTLLQRIAEVLDHEAATTDYGAAGRLNGSDLTLFAENVTDPQLYADSVLAAVRGALGGQAPEGLRLTVGATPFEAGDDTGQILARVDNALARAEMDGGDRAEHEPHAAHPYTGQEAWREAITRALDERGIILGSFPVVDPGGKLLHTEAPMRLTLEGEQCAAGYFMPWAERLDLIQSLDQAVLEAAMARIRREQQPLAINLSVRTLCDTGFRHRLETALGSSPEVAGHLWLEFPARSALQHPGELRDICRIAQGTGCRIGLEHAGPETFRQHDLSSLGVNYVKLNGALIAATRGSAEARALVRGLCTLAHSIGILAIAEGCDTPEDLEKLPELGLDAMTGRAV; this is encoded by the coding sequence ATGTCGTTGAGAAAACAGCTCTGGATCGCCGTCGCCATCCTCCTGCTGCTGGCACTCATGGTCAGCATCGTGGTGAGCACCCTGTCGGCCCGCAATTATCTGATTCAGCAACTGCACACCAAGAACATCGACAACGCCGCATCGCTGGCCCTGTCGCTGTCGCAGCTCCCCAAGGACGAAACCACCGTGGAGCTGCAGGTCGCGGCGCAGTTCGACACCGGCCACTACCGCCGCATCCGGCTGGTTGCGCCCGACGGCGAGGTGATTCAGGAGCGCCACAACCCGGCGGCGCCGCAGGGGGTGCCCGACTGGTTCGTGTCCATGGTGGCATTCGACATCCGTCCCGGCGTCGCGCATATCTCCGACGGCTGGCGATCCTTCGGCACCCTCTATGTGGAGAGCCAGACCACCTACGCCTACGAGTCGCTGTGGAGCGGCACGCTTCGCCTGATCGGCATCTTCGCTGCCGGGCTGCTGCTGATCGGCCTGCTGGGCAGCTTCCTGCTTGGGCGTCTGGTGCGCCCGCTCAACGACGTAGTCGAACAGGCCCGCGCCATCGGCGCCCGTCGCTTCGTCACCATCCGGGAGCCGCGTACCCTGGAGTTCCGCACCCTGGTGCGGGCGATGAACCGGTTGTCCGAGCATGTCCGCCTGATGCTGATGGAGGAATCCGCACGGCTGGAGATCCTGGAGAACCGCCTGCTTCACGATCCGGTCACCGGCCTTCTGCGACGCGAGCCGTTCCTGGCCCGCCTTCAGGCCGCCCTTGACAGCCGGCACGCCCGAACCGCGGGCATTCTGGTCGTGCTGCGGGTGCAGGACCTGGCGGCGCTCAACCGGCAGGTGGGACACGCCGGGGCGGACACCCTGCTGCAGCGGATCGCGGAGGTCCTGGACCACGAGGCCGCAACCACGGATTACGGCGCGGCGGGACGCCTGAACGGTTCGGACCTCACCCTGTTCGCGGAGAACGTCACCGACCCGCAGCTCTACGCGGATTCGGTGCTCGCGGCCGTGCGCGGCGCCCTGGGCGGGCAGGCGCCCGAGGGCCTTCGCCTGACCGTCGGCGCCACCCCGTTCGAGGCCGGGGATGACACCGGTCAGATCCTGGCCCGCGTGGACAATGCCCTGGCGCGCGCCGAGATGGACGGCGGTGACCGGGCCGAACATGAACCCCACGCCGCCCACCCGTATACCGGTCAGGAGGCCTGGCGCGAGGCGATCACCCGCGCCCTGGATGAGCGCGGCATCATCCTGGGCAGCTTTCCGGTGGTGGATCCCGGCGGCAAGCTGCTGCACACCGAGGCCCCGATGCGCCTCACCCTGGAGGGCGAACAATGTGCGGCCGGGTACTTCATGCCGTGGGCCGAGCGCCTGGATCTGATTCAGAGTCTGGATCAGGCGGTACTTGAGGCGGCCATGGCACGCATCCGGCGCGAGCAGCAGCCCCTGGCCATCAATCTGTCGGTGCGCACCCTGTGCGACACCGGGTTCCGCCATCGTCTGGAGACCGCACTGGGCAGTTCCCCCGAGGTGGCCGGCCACCTGTGGCTGGAGTTTCCGGCCCGCAGCGCCCTGCAGCACCCGGGCGAACTGCGCGACATCTGCCGCATCGCCCAGGGTACCGGCTGCCGGATCGGTCTGGAGCACGCCGGCCCCGAGACCTTCCGCCAGCACGATCTGAGCAGCCTTGGCGTGAATTACGTGAAACTCAACGGGGCGCTGATTGCCGCCACCCGCGGATCGGCGGAGGCGCGGGCCCTGGTGCGAGGCCTGTGCACCCTGGCCCATTCCATCGGCATCCTGGCGATCGCCGAAGGCTGTGACACGCCCGAGGACCTGGAGAAACTGCCGGAACTGGGCCTGGACGCCATGACCGGGCGCGCCGTGTAG
- a CDS encoding 2OG-Fe(II) oxygenase: MKVTRLKKRAADTAPVAPRQAYEGSIALSDDPPVAIIDDFLSPEECAAIVRRAAAGMKRAKVSLDDRSTIVPGRSGENCWLRYADDPQVRDIGERVAAVVGIPLAHAESLQVLRYATAEEYRPHYDAYDLTSPRGQRCCRRGGQRMVTALLYLNDVEEGGGTAFPKLDVEVSPRRGRLVIFNNTRPGELKAHPGSLHAGLPVLRGEKWAANLWFHARPMSEVQNFDTWDIWAPAARRRSARAAATRSGAARGGAAGSIRLHVNRAKPIFESALATARSGYPDAAPPVTFVYWDTYGGKSLDIPPTPGRRIVRLIDRRITNSLGDKRNLARLLKTNRLAHLAPPTFETVQEAQAYSDHREMVWFVKSVFGTAGRDMYCLRGDGLDSLSLKENQILQAGVENLDLIDGRKFTIRMYCVVWNGAVYLYDGGFLLTHGFPYEKGSTDYAVQIDHRGYDRDHSPVELMPLADFEHRDAVLARVQACVRDLGPILERTRSASGVDAYTVLGMDFLRLDDGSVKLLEINTMPNFIHRQVRGKEVMERVNVPFWAAVLKTILGAGDASAELIEVQPESLTRAAGG, from the coding sequence GTGAAGGTCACGAGGTTGAAGAAGCGGGCTGCCGACACAGCCCCGGTCGCGCCCCGGCAGGCCTACGAGGGGAGCATCGCGCTGTCGGACGACCCACCCGTCGCGATCATCGATGACTTCCTCTCGCCTGAGGAATGCGCGGCCATCGTGCGCAGGGCGGCGGCCGGGATGAAGCGGGCGAAGGTGTCCCTGGATGACCGGAGCACCATCGTTCCCGGGCGTTCGGGCGAGAACTGCTGGCTGCGGTATGCCGATGACCCGCAGGTGCGCGACATTGGCGAACGGGTGGCCGCCGTTGTCGGCATCCCCCTTGCGCATGCCGAATCCCTGCAGGTGCTCCGCTACGCGACGGCCGAGGAGTACCGGCCCCACTACGATGCCTACGACCTGACCTCGCCGAGGGGGCAGCGGTGCTGCCGGCGTGGCGGCCAGCGCATGGTGACCGCGCTGCTGTACCTCAACGATGTCGAGGAGGGCGGCGGCACCGCGTTCCCGAAGCTGGACGTGGAGGTGAGCCCCCGGCGGGGGCGGCTGGTGATCTTCAACAACACCCGTCCCGGCGAGCTGAAGGCGCACCCCGGCAGCCTGCATGCGGGCCTGCCGGTGCTCAGGGGCGAGAAGTGGGCCGCCAACCTGTGGTTCCACGCGCGTCCCATGAGCGAGGTGCAGAACTTCGACACGTGGGACATCTGGGCACCGGCGGCCCGGCGCCGGTCCGCCCGGGCGGCCGCCACGCGGTCAGGAGCGGCGCGCGGTGGCGCTGCGGGGAGTATCCGGCTGCACGTCAACCGGGCGAAACCGATCTTCGAGTCGGCGCTGGCAACCGCCCGGTCAGGGTATCCGGACGCGGCACCGCCGGTCACTTTTGTGTACTGGGATACCTATGGCGGGAAGTCGCTCGATATCCCCCCCACACCCGGACGGCGCATCGTCCGACTGATCGACCGCCGCATCACCAACAGCCTCGGCGACAAGCGCAACCTGGCACGGCTGCTGAAAACCAATCGGCTTGCGCATCTGGCGCCGCCGACGTTTGAAACGGTACAGGAGGCGCAAGCGTATTCCGACCATCGGGAGATGGTCTGGTTCGTCAAGTCCGTGTTCGGGACGGCAGGAAGGGACATGTACTGCCTGCGCGGTGATGGCCTGGATTCCCTCTCGCTGAAGGAGAACCAGATCCTGCAGGCGGGGGTCGAGAACCTCGATCTCATTGACGGGCGCAAGTTCACGATCCGGATGTACTGCGTGGTGTGGAACGGCGCGGTGTATCTGTATGACGGCGGCTTTCTCCTGACACACGGATTCCCCTACGAAAAAGGCAGCACCGACTACGCGGTACAGATCGACCATCGGGGCTACGATCGCGATCACAGCCCCGTGGAGCTGATGCCGCTTGCGGATTTCGAGCACCGCGATGCCGTTCTTGCGCGGGTCCAGGCCTGCGTCAGGGACCTGGGGCCGATACTGGAGCGCACGAGAAGTGCGTCCGGAGTCGATGCCTACACCGTGCTGGGCATGGATTTCCTGCGCCTGGATGACGGGTCTGTGAAGCTGCTGGAGATCAACACGATGCCCAACTTCATTCACCGTCAGGTACGCGGCAAGGAAGTCATGGAAAGGGTCAATGTGCCGTTCTGGGCGGCGGTCCTGAAAACCATCCTGGGTGCCGGGGATGCGAGTGCCGAACTGATCGAGGTGCAGCCTGAAAGCCTCACCCGGGCGGCGGGCGGCTGA